In Akkermansia muciniphila, one DNA window encodes the following:
- the thiE gene encoding thiamine phosphate synthase, which translates to MKKFNLHLYLVTDEPSKCRYSLLETVRKAADGGITIVQYRSTNPDAGTCYREALPIRDFLASRGIPFIVNNRIDLALALEADGVHIGQRDLPVPSVRAMIGPDKILGLSVSNENQLRAVDAALVDYLGMGPVFPTISKLNAPPVLGVEGFSALASQSPLPVVAIGGLDAERARQVRATGTASGIAVVSAICGAENPEAAARALA; encoded by the coding sequence ATGAAAAAATTCAACCTCCATCTCTACCTGGTTACGGATGAACCGTCCAAATGCCGCTACAGCCTTCTGGAAACCGTCCGGAAAGCGGCGGACGGGGGAATTACCATCGTGCAGTACCGCTCCACCAACCCGGATGCGGGAACCTGTTACCGGGAAGCCCTGCCCATACGGGATTTCCTGGCCTCCCGCGGTATTCCCTTCATTGTCAATAACCGCATTGACCTGGCCCTGGCGCTGGAAGCAGACGGCGTCCACATCGGCCAGAGGGATCTTCCGGTTCCATCCGTCAGAGCCATGATCGGCCCGGATAAAATCCTGGGGCTGTCCGTCTCCAATGAGAACCAGCTCCGCGCCGTGGATGCCGCCCTGGTGGACTACCTGGGCATGGGCCCCGTCTTTCCCACCATTTCCAAGCTGAACGCCCCGCCCGTGCTGGGCGTGGAAGGCTTCTCCGCTCTGGCTTCACAGTCACCGCTGCCCGTTGTCGCCATCGGCGGTCTGGACGCGGAACGGGCCCGGCAGGTGCGCGCCACGGGAACAGCCTCCGGAATTGCCGTTGTCTCCGCCATTTGCGGAGCGGAGAACCCGGAAGCCGCCGCACGGGCTCTGGCCTGA
- the thiM gene encoding hydroxyethylthiazole kinase yields the protein MLSSTNLVQAVAADLGKIRETAPLVLSLTNSVVQPLTANLLLAIGAVPAMLNDAEEAADMLRNGTGALLVNLGTVTREQGAAMQTAVREANRLNIPWVMDPVAVGALSLRTRLAGQLKEQSPRIIRGNASEIMALAGYSSVMKGPESTSSSADALHAARELALHTGAAVLVTGRTDYSTDGRQVIATENGHAMMSRVTGVGCSMGALSAACAAVSPTPLQAAVSTAVLMGIAGEMAFEQSPAPGSFAVSLLDSLYSLSPEDVVRRARFLSL from the coding sequence ATGCTTTCATCAACAAACCTTGTTCAAGCCGTTGCCGCCGATCTGGGAAAAATCCGGGAAACGGCCCCGCTGGTTCTTTCCCTGACCAATTCCGTCGTCCAGCCGCTGACGGCTAATCTTCTGCTGGCCATAGGCGCTGTGCCCGCGATGCTCAACGACGCGGAAGAAGCGGCGGACATGCTCCGCAACGGAACAGGCGCCCTGCTGGTCAACCTGGGCACCGTGACGCGCGAACAGGGGGCCGCCATGCAAACGGCGGTGCGGGAAGCCAACCGGCTGAATATCCCCTGGGTGATGGATCCTGTGGCCGTAGGGGCGCTCTCCCTGCGCACGCGGCTGGCGGGGCAATTAAAGGAACAGTCTCCCCGCATCATCCGCGGAAACGCTTCTGAAATCATGGCCCTGGCCGGCTATTCCTCCGTCATGAAAGGGCCGGAAAGCACCAGTTCCAGCGCAGACGCCCTGCATGCGGCCAGGGAACTGGCCCTGCACACGGGGGCGGCCGTGCTTGTTACGGGGCGTACGGACTATTCCACGGACGGCCGCCAGGTAATCGCCACGGAAAACGGACACGCCATGATGTCCCGCGTCACGGGCGTGGGCTGTTCCATGGGGGCATTATCCGCCGCCTGCGCCGCCGTTTCCCCCACTCCCCTGCAGGCGGCCGTTTCCACAGCCGTACTCATGGGCATTGCCGGAGAAATGGCCTTTGAACAGAGCCCCGCCCCCGGTTCCTTTGCCGTATCATTGCTGGACAGCCTTTACTCCCTTTCTCCGGAAGACGTTGTCCGTAGAGCGCGCTTTCTTTCCCTTTAA
- a CDS encoding Panacea domain-containing protein, with protein sequence MANSTTTQKLCNWFIQQSNARGHVLTPVKLNHLVILADWWHLHRTGGFLINERVEAWPSGPVLPSIYHEYKDQPPYSSIEHPSRRQPPLEEETDIIPFLEHIWNFYGKYTAQQLGRINTAPSSPWRQAQGRHEQAHRQQITEEHVQAYFQSLAG encoded by the coding sequence ATGGCAAACTCCACTACCACGCAAAAACTCTGCAACTGGTTCATTCAGCAGTCGAACGCCAGGGGGCACGTCCTGACGCCCGTCAAACTGAACCATCTGGTCATTCTGGCGGACTGGTGGCATCTGCACCGAACAGGCGGTTTTCTGATCAATGAACGGGTGGAAGCATGGCCTTCCGGTCCGGTACTCCCTTCCATTTATCATGAATACAAGGATCAGCCGCCCTACTCTTCCATAGAACATCCCAGCCGCCGCCAGCCCCCTTTGGAGGAGGAAACGGACATCATTCCCTTTCTGGAACATATCTGGAACTTCTATGGCAAATATACGGCCCAGCAGCTCGGACGCATCAACACCGCCCCTTCCTCCCCATGGCGGCAGGCCCAGGGCAGGCACGAACAGGCGCACCGCCAGCAAATCACAGAGGAACATGTGCAGGCGTACTTTCAAAGCCTGGCCGGATAA
- a CDS encoding beta-N-acetylhexosaminidase: protein MARLLFLLGGILLSFSPPAEAAAQYSIIPEPSRTELKQETATTLQLLSDREAPSLRTDAYRLTVTPQGAHLASGGKEGRIYGLATLRQLRDQLAEQPEGIPCGIITDEPRYPWRGLMVDPARHFIPVKDLEKFVNLMAYYKFNKLHLHLTDNQGWRLPVPGYPKLKSVASRRAESFGDGIPHEGMYTKQELKGLVEYCAKRGIEVIPEIDMPGHNQALHAAYPEFFCFPKPDINVRTTAGNSRELVCPQKPEVWEFYAAVFKELKDIFPSGTVHLGGDEAPTELWGKCPLCREARTKAGMKDEQEQMRAFFAKTTALLAKNGQKPQFWYEGNAGIYHPGETVYAWRQNQACQSIEKARKAKLDLIMASNEYCYLDFPQIQGQHNWGWMKTTTLQKCYELDPAFGKPENEAGHIRGVHAPIWAERLPDLDHLLYRAYPRACAIAEAGWSPMNARSWENFRRKLADHRQFILKRFNYDMERTRENEPAFPWKNKK from the coding sequence ATGGCACGTCTTTTATTCCTTCTCGGCGGCATTCTGCTCTCCTTCTCCCCTCCGGCAGAAGCGGCAGCCCAATACAGCATTATCCCTGAGCCGTCCAGAACGGAACTCAAGCAAGAAACAGCAACAACTTTACAGCTTCTTTCCGACCGGGAAGCTCCGTCCCTGAGAACGGACGCCTACCGGCTCACGGTCACCCCGCAGGGAGCGCACCTCGCTTCCGGAGGAAAGGAGGGCAGAATTTACGGGCTGGCAACCCTCCGCCAGCTTCGGGACCAGTTGGCGGAGCAGCCGGAGGGCATCCCCTGCGGCATTATTACGGACGAGCCGCGCTACCCCTGGCGCGGCCTCATGGTGGACCCCGCGCGGCATTTTATCCCCGTCAAGGACCTGGAAAAATTCGTGAACCTCATGGCCTACTACAAATTCAACAAGCTGCACCTGCATCTGACGGACAACCAGGGCTGGAGGCTGCCCGTGCCCGGTTACCCCAAATTGAAAAGCGTCGCCTCCAGGCGGGCGGAAAGCTTCGGAGACGGAATCCCCCACGAGGGGATGTACACCAAACAGGAATTGAAAGGCCTGGTGGAGTACTGCGCCAAGCGGGGGATTGAAGTCATCCCTGAAATAGACATGCCGGGCCACAACCAGGCGCTCCATGCCGCCTACCCGGAATTTTTCTGCTTCCCCAAACCGGACATAAACGTGCGGACGACAGCGGGAAACAGCAGGGAACTGGTCTGCCCCCAAAAGCCGGAAGTCTGGGAATTTTATGCCGCCGTTTTCAAGGAACTCAAAGATATTTTCCCGTCCGGCACGGTTCATCTGGGCGGGGATGAGGCCCCTACGGAACTCTGGGGAAAATGCCCTCTGTGCCGGGAAGCCCGGACTAAAGCAGGCATGAAAGACGAACAGGAACAAATGAGAGCCTTTTTTGCGAAAACGACAGCCCTGCTTGCCAAAAACGGACAAAAACCGCAATTCTGGTATGAGGGGAATGCCGGCATTTACCATCCGGGGGAAACGGTTTACGCCTGGCGGCAAAACCAGGCATGCCAGTCTATAGAGAAGGCCAGAAAGGCGAAATTGGACCTGATTATGGCATCCAACGAATACTGTTACCTGGATTTTCCCCAGATTCAGGGGCAGCACAACTGGGGATGGATGAAAACCACCACCCTGCAAAAATGTTATGAACTGGATCCCGCTTTTGGAAAACCGGAGAACGAGGCAGGCCATATCCGGGGCGTTCATGCCCCCATATGGGCGGAACGCCTGCCGGACCTGGACCACTTGCTTTACCGCGCCTATCCGCGCGCCTGCGCCATTGCGGAAGCCGGCTGGTCCCCGATGAACGCGCGTTCCTGGGAAAACTTCCGGCGCAAGCTGGCCGACCACCGTCAATTCATCCTCAAACGCTTCAATTATGATATGGAGCGCACCAGGGAGAATGAACCCGCCTTCCCGTGGAAAAACAAAAAGTAA